The proteins below come from a single Cervus canadensis isolate Bull #8, Minnesota chromosome 2, ASM1932006v1, whole genome shotgun sequence genomic window:
- the AQP10 gene encoding LOW QUALITY PROTEIN: aquaporin-10 (The sequence of the model RefSeq protein was modified relative to this genomic sequence to represent the inferred CDS: inserted 1 base in 1 codon; deleted 1 base in 1 codon), translating into MVSIQSLAEVKDRLRIRSLLARQRLAEFLAVFVLMLLIQGSSAQAVTSGGTKGNFFTMFLAGSLGVMLAVYMSGNVSGAHLNPAFSLPMCLLGHLPWAKFLIYSLMQLLSAFCAPGVTYALYYDVLQNYTGGNLTVAGPKEMASIFATYPAPYLSLSNGFLDQVLETWMLMVGILAILNTQNKGVPAGLEAVVVGLLILAITLSMGANCGLPINPAQDLGPRLFTYVAGWGPEVFSAGNGWWWVPVVGPLVGATLGTAQSXRTQPSQDLHCAQQEASDSGSPAATQLQESKL; encoded by the exons ATGGTCTCCATTCAGTCCCTGGCTGAAGTCAAGGACCGGCTCCGAATCCGCAGCCTCCTGGCCCGGCAGCGCCTGGCGGAGTTTCTGGCTGTGTTTGTGCTCATG CTCCTCATACAGGGGTCTTCAGCCCAGGCTGTCACCAGTGGAGGAACCAAAGGAAACTTCTTCACCATGTTTCTGGCTGGCTCTCTGGGTGTTATGCTAGCCGTCTATATGAGTGGTAACGTCTCAG GGGCCCACCTGAATCCAGCCTTCTCCCTGCCCATGTGCCTCCTGGGACACCTCCCCTGGGCCAAGTTTCTCATTTACTCCTTGATGCAGTTGCTGTCTGCTTTCTGTGCCCCAGGAGTCACCTATGCTCTCTATTACG ATGTCCTACAGAACTACACAGGTGGGAATCTGACAGTGGCTGGTCCCAAGGAGATGGCTTCCATCTTTGCTACCTACCCTGCCCCCTATCTATCTCTGAGCAATGGCTTCCTGGATCAG GTTCTAGAAACCTGGATGCTGATGGTGGGGATCCTGGCCATCCTGAACACACAGAACAAGGGAGTGCCTGCAGGTCTGGAGGCTGTGGTAGTG GGGTTACTGATCCTGGCCATCACGCTATCCATGGGTGCCAACTGTGGGCTCCCAATCAACCCCGCCCAGGACCTCGGCCCACGGCTTTTCACCTACGTAGCTGGCTGGGGCCCTGAAGTCTTCAG TGCTGGCAATGGTTGGTGGTGGGTTCCTGTGGTGGGCCCTCTAGTGGGGGCCACGCTTGGCACAGCACAAT TGAGGACTCAGCCATCTCAGGATCTACACTGTGCCCAACAGGAAGCCTCAGACTCGGGAAGTCCGGCCGCAACTCAGCTGCAGGAGAGTAAGCTGTGA
- the HAX1 gene encoding HCLS1-associated protein X-1 isoform X1, which produces MSLFDLFRGFFGFSGPRSHRDPFFGGMTRDEDEDDEEEEEEGITWGRGNSRFEGTQPPEEFSFGFSFSPGGGMRFHDNFGFDDLVRDFNNIFSEMGAWTLPSRPPGVWMLLGKNLWFLLELPGPESETPGERRQEGQTLRDSMLKYPDSHQPKIFGGGLESDARSESPKPAPDWDPQRPFHRFDDAWPVTPHSRAREDNDLDSQVSQEGLGPVLQPQPKTYFKSVSVTKITKPDGTIEERRTVVDSEGRKETTVTHQEAGGSPRGGPESPTPPSLDDSSSILDLFLGRWFRSR; this is translated from the exons ATGAGCCTTTTTGACCTCTTTCGGGGCTTTTTCGGCTTTTCTGGACCTCGAAG CCACAGAGATCCCTTTTTTGGAGGAATGACTCGCGATGAAGACGAAGatgatgaggaagaggaagaagaaggaatcACGTGGGGTCGTGGGAACTCGAGGTTTGAGGGTACCCAGCCCCCCGAGGAATTTAGCtttggcttcagcttcagccctggaggaggaatgcgTTTCCACGATAACTTCGGCTTTGATGACCTAGTACGGGATTTCAATAACATCTTCAGCGAGATGGGGGCCTGGACCTTGCCTTCCCGCCCTCCTGGTGTGTGGATGCTCCTGGGGAAGAACCTGTGGTTTCTACTGG AACTTCCAGGTCCTGAGTCAGAGACACCTGGTGAGAGACGACAGGAAGGACAGACGCTTCGGGACTCAATGCTTAAGTATCCAGATAGTCACCAGCCCAAGATCTTTGGTGGGGGCTTGGAGAGTGATGCAAGATCTGAATCCCCCAAACCAGCACCAGACTGGGACCCCCAGAGACCTTTTCATAGG TTTGATGATGCGTGGCCTGTGACCCCCCACTCTAGAGCCAGGGAAGACAATG ATCTTGATtcccaggtttctcaggagggtCTTGGCCCGGTTCTGCAGCCCCAACCCAAAACCTATTTCAAGAGTGTCTCTGTGACCAAGATCACTAAGCCAGATGGG ACTATAGAGGAGCGCCGGACTGTGGTGGACAGTGAGGGCCGGAAAGAGACCACAGTAACCCATCAAGAGGCAGGCGGCAGTCCTAGAGGTG GTCCAGAATCACCAACACCTCCATCCTTGGATGATTCTTCATCCATCCTGGATTTGTTCCTAGGACGTTGGTTCCGGTCCCGGTAG
- the HAX1 gene encoding HCLS1-associated protein X-1 isoform X2, whose translation MSLFDLFRGFFGFSGPRSHRDPFFGGMTRDEDEDDEEEEEEGITWGRGNSRFEGTQPPEEFSFGFSFSPGGGMRFHDNFGFDDLVRDFNNIFSEMGAWTLPSRPPELPGPESETPGERRQEGQTLRDSMLKYPDSHQPKIFGGGLESDARSESPKPAPDWDPQRPFHRFDDAWPVTPHSRAREDNDLDSQVSQEGLGPVLQPQPKTYFKSVSVTKITKPDGTIEERRTVVDSEGRKETTVTHQEAGGSPRGGPESPTPPSLDDSSSILDLFLGRWFRSR comes from the exons ATGAGCCTTTTTGACCTCTTTCGGGGCTTTTTCGGCTTTTCTGGACCTCGAAG CCACAGAGATCCCTTTTTTGGAGGAATGACTCGCGATGAAGACGAAGatgatgaggaagaggaagaagaaggaatcACGTGGGGTCGTGGGAACTCGAGGTTTGAGGGTACCCAGCCCCCCGAGGAATTTAGCtttggcttcagcttcagccctggaggaggaatgcgTTTCCACGATAACTTCGGCTTTGATGACCTAGTACGGGATTTCAATAACATCTTCAGCGAGATGGGGGCCTGGACCTTGCCTTCCCGCCCTCCTG AACTTCCAGGTCCTGAGTCAGAGACACCTGGTGAGAGACGACAGGAAGGACAGACGCTTCGGGACTCAATGCTTAAGTATCCAGATAGTCACCAGCCCAAGATCTTTGGTGGGGGCTTGGAGAGTGATGCAAGATCTGAATCCCCCAAACCAGCACCAGACTGGGACCCCCAGAGACCTTTTCATAGG TTTGATGATGCGTGGCCTGTGACCCCCCACTCTAGAGCCAGGGAAGACAATG ATCTTGATtcccaggtttctcaggagggtCTTGGCCCGGTTCTGCAGCCCCAACCCAAAACCTATTTCAAGAGTGTCTCTGTGACCAAGATCACTAAGCCAGATGGG ACTATAGAGGAGCGCCGGACTGTGGTGGACAGTGAGGGCCGGAAAGAGACCACAGTAACCCATCAAGAGGCAGGCGGCAGTCCTAGAGGTG GTCCAGAATCACCAACACCTCCATCCTTGGATGATTCTTCATCCATCCTGGATTTGTTCCTAGGACGTTGGTTCCGGTCCCGGTAG